The following proteins come from a genomic window of Lolium rigidum isolate FL_2022 chromosome 5, APGP_CSIRO_Lrig_0.1, whole genome shotgun sequence:
- the LOC124655760 gene encoding late embryogenesis abundant protein D-34-like, giving the protein MSDQTQPVRPGDVYPPTAAGKDSRRQRERDEFLAREQQPQQQTDGGLRVTEADQHDGSRVVTASAGGQLIAQFTAPTPGGETDDAVTIGEALQAAASDAPVGLADAAAAEAAETRATGLGRVVPGGVAAAAQKAAETNMRLGGGVGDADEEMVPLMDVVGSATAVLPANKAVTREDARKVAAAAEKNAAEGGGSDVADALAAASEMNKGKMTR; this is encoded by the exons ATGAGCGACCAGACTCAGCCCGTCCGCCCCGGCGACGTGTacccgcccaccgccgccggtAAGGACTCCCGGCGCCAGCGCGAGCGCGACGAGTTCCTCGCCCGTGAGCAACAGCCGCAGCAGCAGACAGATGGTGGCCTTCGGGTCACCGAGGCTGACCAACACGACGGGAGTCGCGTCGTGACCGCCTCAGCCGGCGGCCAG CTGATTGCGCAGTTCACCGCGCCAACGCCGGGCGGCGAGACGGACGACGCGGTGACCATCGGCGAGGCGCTTCAGGCCGCCGCGAGTGACGCGCCCGTGGGCCTGGCGGACGCCGCCGCTGCGGAGGCTGCTGAGACGCGCGCGACTGGGCTGGGACGTGTCGTGCccggtggcgtggcggcggccgCGCAGAAGGCCGCCGAGACGAACATGAGGCTGGGCGGCGGCGTCGGGGACGCCGACGAGGAGATGGTGCCGCTTATGGACGTGGTGGGCAGCGCCACGGCGGTGCTGCCTGCGAACAAGGCGGTCACGAGGGAGGACGCGCGTAAGGTAGCGGCGGCAGCTGAGAAGAATGCTGCGGAAGGAGGAGGAAGTGACGTCGCTGATGCGTTGGCCGCGGCCTCCGAGATGAACAAGGGGAAGATGACGCGGTAG
- the LOC124655759 gene encoding myosin-4-like: MTTSSLSSALSSMEVMLDALMQRGIGKPDDKPKEDTAPPALPTRPTVRGRPPSVHRPGSPAPWHNRPPLAPIPPPPQEEEEEREKEKCTINLELEMRAIKAEEDVKQRDDDVRHKDEEISGLRQQVEHYESRLSECEAKMRAVEEELQRQIAALQQQVEARSLQMSHSVAVAGRPSTSCHHRRELSSVGITRAPQPPVATAAEEPSSAQRHEHHADASAKKNHPENLTEEFVREKQAFEHAAKAVAEVKPGTMSVDELRMLKRQFVAWRKEYATRLRKAKAELRKRVHSEKSHGHGHGHDQAAGHGGNQRRRWCGWWRTIKMPKFRAPKRCCTCSIKFPSPSSCCSCFSCCFRRHR, from the exons atgacgacgtcgtctcTGTCGTCGGCGCTGAGCTCGATGGAGGTGATGCTGGACGCGCTCATGCAGAGAGGGATCGGGAAGCCGGACGACAAGCCCAAGGAGGACACAGCGCCGCCGGCGCTGCCCACGCGCCCCACCGTGAGAGGCCGGCCTCCCTCCGTGCATAGGCCGGGTTCCCCGGCACCATGGCATAATCGGCCACCCTTGGCCCCGATTCCTCCGCCGCCCCAG gaagaagaagaagaacgggAGAAGGAGAAATGCACAATCAATTTGGAGCTGGAAATGCGGGCTATTAAGGCGGAGGAAGATGTGAAGCAGAGGGACGACGACGTGAGACACAAGGACGAGGAGATCTCCGGGCTGAGGCAGCAGGTGGAGCACTACGAGTCGCGGCTCTCGGAGTGCGAGGCCAAGATGagggccgtggaggaggagctgCAGAGGCAGATCGCCGCCCTGCAGCAGCAGGTGGAGGCACGCTCGTTGCAGATGTCTCACAGCGTTGCGGTTGCGGGTAGACCGTCGACGAGCTGCCATCACCGCCGGGAACTATCCAGCGTCGGTATCACGCGGGCTCCGCAACCTCCGGTCGCAACGGCTGCAGAGGAGCCGTCATCGGCGCAGCGCCATGAACATCATGCCGACGCTAGCGCGAAGAAGAACCACCCGGAGAACCTCACGGAGGAGTTCGTGCGGGAGAAGCAGGCGTTCGAGCACGCGGCGAAGGCGGTGGCCGAGGTGAAGCCGGGCACCATGTCCGTCGACGAGCTCAGGATGCTGAAGCGGCAGTTCGTCGCCTGGAGGAAGGAGTACGCGACCCGGCTGCGCAAGGCCAAGGCGGAGCTCAGGAAGCGCGTGCACTCGGAGAAgagccacggccacggccacggccacgaccaagCTGCTGGCCACGGCGGCAaccagcggcgccggtggtgcGGCTGGTGGAGGACGATCAAGATGCCCAAGTTCAGGGCCCCGAAGAGGTGCTGCACTTGCTCCATCAAGTTCCCGAGCCCTTCGTCCTGCTGTTCCTGCTTTTCTTGCTGCTTTCGGCGCCACCGATAG
- the LOC124653173 gene encoding uncharacterized protein LOC124653173 — MCSSMTPWKGRLRSHHVTPLSSRTPRIPSRPSRTRNEDARRFKTPATARFKTPATARRRDEGDGTLRRSLRVLARRFGGHDAERPIVLDEEDEECEVRGNQSAMTHVRRSARFQQGDKSLSKPPVEKESRWKRPPRIPNRRDIAHSRETQNAVKSGKTRENPTRNSQDLPARRKTARASCKKSERQETKPSCCEEPTRKRTRGSERKPKSGKQSHPSGCPQIAPITKPRNIIHKKGGNDPSSIAQPKISDETLMNTKEGNEEMCGVKGGEQQQLRASDDWTEEQDLTLRQAYFTARPSPHFWKKVSKLVPGKSAQECFNRVHADLSTPAPIAPRPRTSKIQFSPLGHFKLSDSKVPNLLEPLVGRRKTAKQKSLAAQKTVRHLLKKHSLIDQAQEADHFSIFETSPSALQLNIPLEDSPGTPDNCINSFPLVKYSASSSARKRPLSKLKTKQAEVSPAVLKPIKNVVLHERYINQLSRREVAKKPRKKAAGTKATDPEKPLLEQQAGVVKAAKNALMSEATDFICQFKKLQANSLAHVLENSEDDVDNSV; from the exons ATGTGTAGTAGCATG aCGCCGTGGAAGGGGCGGCTCCGCTCGCACCACGTGACCCCTCTCAGCTCCCGCACACCGCGGATCCCTTCCCGACCATCCAGGACCCGGAACGAGGATGCCCGGAGGTTCAAGaccccggcgacggcgaggttcaAGACCCCGGCGACGGCGAGACGCCGCGACGAGGGCGACGGAACTCTGCGCCGGTCTCTGAGGGTTCTCGCGCGCCGGTTCGGCGGCCACGATGCGGAGCGCCCGATTGTgctcgacgaggaggacgag GAATGCGAAGTCAGGGGTAACCAATCAGCGATGACGCATGTTCGGAGATCTGCGCGGTTCCAGCAAGGTGATAAGAGTCTGAGTAAGCCACCAGTGGAGAAGGAAAGTCGCTGGAAACGGCCGCCGCGGATACCGAATCGCCGGGACATTGCCCATAGCAGGGAGACTCAAAATGCTGTGAAGAGCGGCAAGACGCGAGAGAATCCGACAAGGA ATTCCCAAGATCTTCCTGCCAGGAGAAAGACTGCACGTGCATCTTGCAAGAAGAGCGAGAGGCAAGAGACAAAGCCCAGTTGTTGCGAGGAgccaacaaggaagaggacgagagGCTCGGAGAGAAAGCCGAAATCAGGGAAGCAAAGTCACCCATCTGGTTGTCCACAAATTGCGCCTATCACTAAACCCAGAAACATCATCCACAAGAAGGGTGGAAATGATCCTTCTTCCATAGCGCAGCCTAAGATTAGTGATGAAACGCTGATGAACACCAAGGAAGGCAATGAAGAGATGTGTGGGGTTAAAGGAGGAGAACAGCAACAGCTTCGCGCCTCAGATGATTGGACGGAAGAGCAGGACCTGACATTGCGCCAAGCTTACTTCACTGCTCGACCATCCCCACATTTCTGGAAGAAAGTTTCCAAATTG GTGCCAGGAAAATCTGCCCAAGAGTGCTTCAATAGAGTTCATGCTGACCTTTCAACACCCGCTCCAATTGCCCCTCGtcctcgaacaagtaaaatacAGTTTTCTCCTCTAGGACATTTCAAATTGTCTGATTCGAAAGTTCCAAATCTCTTGGAACCTCTAGTTGGAAGACGAAAGACCGCCAAACAGAAGAGCCTAGCAGCACAGAAGACAGTGAGACATTTGCTGAAGAAGCATTCCCTAATTGACCAAGCTCAAGAGGCTGATCACTTCTCTATATTTGAAACTTCACCATCTGCTTTACAATTGAACATTCCGCTTGAGGATTCTCCTGGAACCCCTGACAACTGTATAAATTCCTTTCCCCTCGTCAAGTACAGCGCGAGTTCTTCAGCACGTAAGAGACCATTGTCAAAGTTAAAAACTAAGCAAGCTGAAGTGAGTCCAGCAGTTCTGAAGCCTATAAAGAATGTAGTTTTACATGAGAGGTACATTAATCAGTTGTCCCGAAGGGAGGTGGCAAAAAAACCTCGTAAGAAAGCTGCTGGCACCAAAGCAACTGATCCTGAGAAGCCTCTTTTGGAGCAGCAAGCTGGTGTTGTGAAGGCTGCGAAGAATGCTCTTATGTCAGAAGCAACAGACTTCATATGCCAGTTTAAGAAGTTACAAGCCAACTCCCTTGCACATGTTCTGGAAAACAGTGAAGACGATGTGGATAATTCTGTGTAG
- the LOC124655757 gene encoding protein PEP-RELATED DEVELOPMENT ARRESTED 1 homolog, chloroplastic-like, translating into MATLSVTRSPPSACSPRRPAASNLNRRLPSRSTLAVCLATKPKVPLPIASPSPLGNDPAKWDPAECDALLRGGEQVASVLQEMLKLMEDMEMDGEFAAVAVELVAQGVIGNRVDEMESGFLMALDYMIQLAQKDGDDERHSLLEVVKQTVLDHLTKKCPPHVQVVGLLCQTEKKESRHELLRRVAAGGGVFENDKGLKVQIPGANLNDIANQADDLLETMETRSKVPDRKLLARLVIVREEARNMMGGGLLDERNDRGLNTLPQAEVNFLSKLVALKPGKAVETMIRDVMLGKGEGADNTEPNSDLEPPTGTAEKENVTGRKPHPVRPGMFLETVSKVLGGIYASNTSGITAQHLEWVHETTLKILQEIAF; encoded by the exons ATGGCGACTCTCTCCGTGACCCGCAGCCCGCCCTCCGCCTGCTCGCCCCGCAGGcccgccgcctccaacctcaacCGGCGGCTCCCCTCCCGCTCCACCCTCGCCGTCTGCCTCGCCACGAAGCCCAAGGTGCCCCTCCCCATCGCCTCGCCCTCCCCTCTCGGGAACGACCCCGCCAAATGGGACCCCGCCGAGTGCGAcgccctcctccgcggcggcgagcAGGTCGCCTCCGTGCTCCAGGAGATGCTCAAGCTG ATGGAAGACATGGAGATGGATGGCGAGTTTGCAGCAGTGGCCGTGGAGCTTGTGGCGCAGGGAGTCATTGGGAACAGGGTTGATGAGATGGAGTCTGGCTTTCTTATGGCACTCGATTACATGATACAGCTTGCACAGAAGGATGGTGATGATGAG CGTCACTCTCTTCTTGAAGTAGTCAAGCAGACAGTGCTTGACCATCTCACGAAAAAATGCCCTCCACAT GTTCAAGTGGTTGGACTTCTTTGCCAGACTGAAAAGAAGGAGAGCAGGCATGAATTACTACGTCGTGTAGCTGCTGGTGGAGGTGTGTTTGAAAATGATAAAGGCCTGAAGGTTCAAATTCCAGGAGCAAATCTCAATGACATAGCAAATCAGGCGGATGATCTGCTGGAG ACAATGGAAACCAGATCCAAAGTTCCCGATCGGAAACTTCTGGCCAGACTAGTTATAGTAAGAGAGGAAGCTCGAAATATGATGGGAGGTGGCCTTTTAGACGAAAGAAATGATCGTGGTCTCAATACCCTTCCTCAAGCAGAG GTGAACTTCTTGAGCAAACTGGTTGCTTTGAAACCAGGGAAAGCAGTAGAGACGATGATTAGAGATGTTATGCTTGGCAAAGGGGAAGGTGCTGATAACACTGAACCAAATTCGGACCTGGAACCTCCAACTGGGACAGCTGAAAAG GAAAATGTAACGGGCCGCAAGCCACACCCTGTCCGGCCAGGAATGTTCCTTGAGACAGTTTCTAAG GTTCTTGGTGGCATATACGCAAGTAACACATCGGGCATTACAGCACAACATTTAGAATGG GTACATGAAACAACATTGAAAATTCTTCAGGAGATAGCCTTCTAA